In Actinomycetota bacterium, the DNA window AGGACACACACCCCCCAGGTGTGGGCAACTGTGGTTTCCACGATATACAATGATGTCAAGTAGATAAGGAAAGAACATGAATGAAGCATTGATTGCTGGACTCATTGGCCTTGGCATCTTCGTAGGATTCTCCATCTATGTTGTCGTGAAGATTCAGGCAATTCAAAAGATGCGAGAAGCAAGCAGTACGCCGTTACTTGGGGTTGTAATGCCCCAAGTAGAGGCGAACACCGACAAGAAGGAAGAAAAATAAAATGCCCAACTGGTTGATTCGTCTGCGAGAAGTTGTGTGGGTGGCTGTCATTGCTGCTGCGCTTGGAATAATCGCCATCCTCGTTGCCTTAATCTTTCCCGCAAAACTTATTCTTGTTCTGGGGCTTGGCTCAGCAGCAATCACATTTGCACTTCTTTCCCAGCGCATCTAATCAAGATTTGTCTATCAGCGTAATTACCCACTACTTGCCATTTCTTACCGATATGATTGAGTTATGGACAATTACAGAAAATCAAAAGTAATACAAAAGAGAAAGAATTGAAAGAAATGACGAAACAAAAGAAAAGAAACATCAAGTTACCAATGAGTACCAAGATTATCTTCGACAAAATCAACACATCAGAAGAGCGTGACGATTATGTGCGTGCACTCAGAATTGCTGGGTGGACTCTCGCAAGTATCTCAGACGTAATTGGTCTTTCGCGGGAACGAGTGCGACAGATTTGTACCGTACCTTCCGAAGCGACAAAGGCTGAGTTCTATGTTCCAGAGCCACCGCGCTATGCAGAAAAAGTTGCTCGTGTCTACATTGAACCTAAGCCAGAGACTCTCTCCCGTCTTCTGGAACTCCAGCCAATGGCGCAACGAGTACGCTCAAGTTCACCTCGCTTTCGAGCAGAAGCCGAAGAATACACAAGCCTGTTGAACCACGCACACACTGTCGAAGGTGTGACACTGTACCGACTCGGTAAGCGACTTGGCATTACCCACAGTGCCATTCGATTCCGCCTCACTCGATATGGCTACAAGCCAATGACTGAAACAACAAACAGTCGCGTATACCAGCCGTTAAAAAACCGTGTGATTGCCTGATACGCATAGACGCGGATAAAGTTCCCTCAGCATGTTCACCGTGCTGGGGGTTCTTTTATTAGACTACAATTGTCCATATGGCGAAAAGCATAATGGAACAGTTGGCTGGACTTCCCGATGACGAACGTGCTCTAGTACTTTCTGGAATGAATGCTGACTCCCTACTATGGGACTGGTCAGTTTGGGGTCGCCCTGAGCAACAAGCACCTGAAGGTGACTGGGCTATCTGGTTATACATGGCTGGTCGTGGTGCTGGCAAAACAAGAACTGCCGCCGAATGGGTACGCGAGGAAGCCAAATACACAACTACTGGACAGCGAAGATTTGCCCTCGTTGCACGTACAGCCGCTGACGTGCGTGACGTTATCGTTGAAGGTGAATCGGGGATTATGAATGTCACCCCACCCTCCGAGCGTCCATTATACGAACCTTCCAAACGCCGACTCACATGGCCCAATGGCAACACTGCTACCTGCTTCACAGCAGACGAACCTGACTCACTTCGTGGACCTCAGTTCACTCACGCTTGGGGCGACGAGGTGGCTGCTTGGCGACAGACACCTGACGCAGCAGGCATGACCGCCTTCGACAACCTTCGTGTTGGCACACGTCTAGGCTCACACCCAAAGATTATGTGCACCACTACGCCGAAGCGTGTACCACTTCTATATAAGTTGCTAGACGAAGCAGAGAAGACAGGTCGTGTTGTCGTCACACGAGGGTCAACCCTAGACAACTCAGGAAACCTGTCAAGCGCATACCTTGAAGCAATCACTGGTGTCTACGCTGGTACGCGGTTGGCGCAACAAGAACTCTACGGAGAAATGCTAGACGCTGTTGAAGGCGCACTCTGGACAGACGAACTAATTGAACGAAGCAGACAATCATCAATGCCACCAAACATTCCCCTACGAGTAATTGGTGTCGACCCGTCAGTTGCTGAGAACCCTCGTGACGAATGTGGAATTATTGTCTGCGCCTCGACTGGAGAACGAGACCTTTACAAGAGACAAGCATGGGTACTAGAAGACGCATCCATTCTTGGGTCACCCGAAGTATGGGCAAACCGAGTCGTAGCAATGGCACGCAAATGGGGATGCCCCGTCGTAGCCGAAGTCAACCAAG includes these proteins:
- a CDS encoding ATP-binding protein; amino-acid sequence: MEQLAGLPDDERALVLSGMNADSLLWDWSVWGRPEQQAPEGDWAIWLYMAGRGAGKTRTAAEWVREEAKYTTTGQRRFALVARTAADVRDVIVEGESGIMNVTPPSERPLYEPSKRRLTWPNGNTATCFTADEPDSLRGPQFTHAWGDEVAAWRQTPDAAGMTAFDNLRVGTRLGSHPKIMCTTTPKRVPLLYKLLDEAEKTGRVVVTRGSTLDNSGNLSSAYLEAITGVYAGTRLAQQELYGEMLDAVEGALWTDELIERSRQSSMPPNIPLRVIGVDPSVAENPRDECGIIVCASTGERDLYKRQAWVLEDASILGSPEVWANRVVAMARKWGCPVVAEVNQGGALVRNAINAIDPNIKVFEVHSKYGKALRAEPVTLAYEQGRIHHLGYMGDLESQMLSWIPGEGKSPDRVDALVHALTALVIKPPAGFVGGKITARSLARRRLPDFRGSLFRAN